Below is a genomic region from Telmatobacter sp. DSM 110680.
CAAACGGGCCCTGGACATCAAACTGATCAACCGGCGTCCTATCGTCCAGTAATTGCAGAAGCTGAATCTTTGCGGTGCGCAGGCTGACCTCGGCCGTCTGCCAGTCAGACTCATACTGAACGCGCTGCAACTCTACCCGGTCCAGGTCAATTTGCGCCATCGCGCCCGTTCTATTGCGCTCACGACTGATCTCGATAATGCGGTCGTAATAGTCGAGTTCCTGCTTCGTCAGGCCCAGGATCGCCTTCGCTTGTAGAACATCGACAAACGCGACGCGAAGATTGAAAAGAAGATTCCGCTCCAGATCAGCGTGCAGTGATCTGCTGATCTGTGTTCCTTCCTTCGAACTCTGCAGGCGCAACTCGCGCTTGTGATCACGTTCGTGGAGATAGCTAAAGTTGGTCTGCACCTGTGTACCCGTGAAGGGTTGCCAAACGCCATTGTGGGGGACAAGTTGCGTTCCATCCGACGAGAGTGTGAACCCCGGGTTGGGCCTCAAAAATGCGGTAATCTCTTCAGCTTTCATTTCATCCACATTGAGAGCGTCTGCCTTCAAAGTGGGATTTTCACTCTCGAACTCTGCTTTTATGGCGTCCCACGACAGGTTCGTCTGCGCATGCAAGGATTGGCCTGCGAACATGCCCGCAAGTGCTCCGACTGCCGCGATACGTAAGAACCACCGCGTTGAAACTGCGTGACCTCGCAGGTTCATGTTCTTAATGTTCAAAGGACACCCCCGTATCCGGCGCCGGGAGCTTATCGCCATCCCTTGCGATTGACACGTACAAAGTCGGCAGCAAAACCAGGCTCATCAGCAATGCGGCCATCAGCCCACCAACAATTACGATCGCAAACGGCCGCTGCGAGTCGGAACCAATCGCGTGAGACATTGCGGCGGGAATCAATCCAAATGTAGCCACCAGCATTGTCATCATGATCGGACGCAGCCGCAGTACGGCTCCTTCTATCGCTGCGTCTTCAACGGTGAAGCCTTTCGCACGAAGTTGATTGATGTATTCAAGCATGATCACGCCTGTCTGTACGGAAACGCCGAACAGCGCCAGAAAACCGACTCCCGTCGAGACACTGAAGTGTGTCCGGCTGATTAGCAGTGCAAGCAATCCGCCGAGCGGCGCAAGCATAACGACGGAGAGAATCAGACATGCCCATTTCGCTGATCGGAACATTGAATAGAGGATGATGAAGATCACCAACACCGTTAGCGGGACAATAATCATTAGGCGCTGCGACGATCGCTTCTGGCTCTCGTTTTCGCCAGACCACTGAATGTGGTAGCCCCTGGGCAGCTGAACATTCTTCTCCACCTTGGCCATGGCCTCGTTGACGGTTGTGCCCAGATCCCGCTCACGCACTTCATAGCGCACCGCGACATAGCGCTGATTCGCTTCCCGGAAGATGTCGTACGCGCCTTCCTGCACCTGCATCTTCGTCAGTTGCGCCAGTGATACACGCTCACCTGACGGAGAAAGCAGCCTGATGTTTGCGATTGCCTCCTGGCTGTTTCGATAGGGCTCTTTGTAACGCACCACGACGTCATAGCGTGCTTCACCCTGCAGCACCTGGCTCACCGCGTTACCGCCGACTGCCGTTTGGACAGCGTCCTGAATATCCGCAACATTGACTCCGAAGCGGGCCGCTGCCTGGCGGTCAACGGCAAAATTCAGGTTAGGCTGGCCCATATCTCGAAACAGACCGATGTCCTTGACCCCCGGAACAGTGGACATCTGCTGCATGATCTCTTCGCCTTTCTGTTCCAGCGTCTTCAAATCGTCACCGTAGACCTTGACGGCCAACCCGCCTTTCGTACCCGTCAAGGTCTCATCGACGTTGTCTTCGATGGGCTGGGAGAAGTTCCAGAAGACGCCAGGCAGCTTTGATACTTCTCGACTCATAGCTGTAATGAGTTCGTCCTTGTCGCCGTGAAAGACAGCCCGCCATTCCTCTTTCGGTTTGAGATCCACGAAGTATTCAGTATTGCCAAATCCGCCAGTATCCGTGCCGTCATCAGGTCTCCCCGCTTGTGAGACGACCTTTGTGACCTCAGGAAACGAGGCCAGGATCAGTCGCGCCTTGGTCGCAAAGTCCTTGCCTTCGCTCAAGCTTGTGCTGTTGCTGAGTGAACCTCGCGCCCAAATTGCGCCCTCATCAAGATGAGGAAGAAACTCGGAACCGATGACCCCACTGAAAGCCAGAAAAACGGTGACGGCCAGTGCAGCCAGACCAGCCCCAAACACGATCTTGCGATTCCGAATTGCCCACCGCAGTCGCCCTTTGTACTGCACGGTCAGGAAGACCATGATCGGGTTGTGCCATTCCTTGATACTCCGCCGAAACAGCACGCTCGAAAGCATAGGTGCAATCAGTATGGAAAACGTCAGTGCACCCAGCAGTGCGAAGGCGACTGTCCATGCCATCGGCTTGAAGAGCTTTCCCTCCACGCGCTGCAGCGTAAAGATTGGCAAATAGGCGGTAATGATGATCGCGATTGCAAAGAAAACCGGCCGCTGTACCTCGTGACAGGCGTCGCGGATCACTTCGGCAGGCGATTTCGACGATGCAGGCTGTATATCGGTTTGGGGTGCACCATTAGCCCCGTTTGGGCCGATTCCGCGACTCATGTGGCGAACTATGTTCTCGACCATCACTACAGCGCCATCCACGACCATCCCGAAGTCCAGCGCGCCCAGCGAGAGCAAGTTGGCCGGAATCTTGCTCAGATCCAGACAAATCGACGCGAACAACAATGCGAATGGAATCGTTAGCGCGACGATAAGGGCGCCGCGTGCATTGCCGAGAAAGAGAAACAAGATGATGGTGACGAGAATCATTCCTTCGGCCATGTTGTGCAGCACCGTATGCAAGGTGTAGTGCAGCAGATCTGATCGATCAAGCATGGGAACAATCTTCACGCCTTCGGGTAAGATGCGATCATTCAGTTCCTTTACCTTTTGGTGAATGGCATCCAGGACAGGCTGAGCATCTGCCCCCTTGCGTAACAACGCAACACCCTGCACTACGTCTGGATTGTCGATGATCGTCCCGTCAGGTAGATGATCGGCCCTCGCCATGGCTCCAAGCAGGATTCGCGGGCCCTGAGCGACCTCGGCGATGTCCTTCACCCGCAATGCAGTTCCTTTTTGCGTCGTGAGAACGGTGTTTTCAATATCCTGCACGGATCGGTACAGGCCAAGCGCACGCACATTCATCTGCTGCTGCCCGGTCTCCACAAAGCTTCCACCGGCGTTTGTATTGTTGTTGGTTAGCTGCTGCTCAACTTGACCAATGCTGAGCCCGTAGGAGACGAGCTTGTTAGGATCGACGCGTACCTGGAACTCCTTTGTAGTGCCTCCGAACGTCGATACGTCAACTACATCCTTGACCGACTTGAACTGCTTTTCGAGCGTCCAGTCCTCAATGGACTTCAATTCCATCAGGTCGTATTTCGGGTTCGAGCTATGCAGCGTGTACCAGTAAATCTGCCCAACCGTGCTCCAATCGGTGCCGATCTGCCCTTGCAGGCCAGGAGGAAAGTTCACCTGTGTGAGTCGCTCCAGAACCTTCTCGCGGTTCCAGTCGTTCTGCGACTCATCGTCGAAGATCATGAGCACGAACGAGAGACCGAAGATCGATTCGGACCTTAGAGCAGTCAGATGCGGAATCCCATTCATCTCCGTCTCAACGGGAATTGTGACCTGTTGCTCAACTTCTTCGGCTGCGCGCCCCGGCCACTGCGTAATGACGGTAACGTAGTTATCCGCAATATCCGGGTAGGCTTCCACGGGCAAATTGTGGAAGGATTCAGCTCCCCATAACACCAGCAATACAGTCGCCGAGAGAACGACAAAGCGGTTGCTGAGTGCAAAGTCTACCAATGTACGAATCATTCGCTCGTTCAGGCTCCGACGGAACTATTTGTTATCGATTTCGTTTTGCAGCGAAAGGGGATTCACAACCACTTTTTGCCCCGGCTGCAGGCCAGAGATCAGCTCCAGCATGTTGTTGGGGAGTGAATCACCGGCGATTACCTCAATGCGTTGAAACTTGTTTCCTGCCGCCGGCACATAGACCCAATCCCGGTCGTGGAGGCGAAGGATGGTTGATGCGGGC
It encodes:
- a CDS encoding TolC family protein, with the protein product MNLRGHAVSTRWFLRIAAVGALAGMFAGQSLHAQTNLSWDAIKAEFESENPTLKADALNVDEMKAEEITAFLRPNPGFTLSSDGTQLVPHNGVWQPFTGTQVQTNFSYLHERDHKRELRLQSSKEGTQISRSLHADLERNLLFNLRVAFVDVLQAKAILGLTKQELDYYDRIIEISRERNRTGAMAQIDLDRVELQRVQYESDWQTAEVSLRTAKIQLLQLLDDRTPVDQFDVQGPFEFSDVLKPLEDFRQIAMDNRPDLKAAVESIQQAKTNYKLAVANGSTDPTFSGWYTYNPSFNNPNDQQTLGVSISVPLRIFDRNQGEKKRTLLDIDRNQKLEDAAHAQVFSDVDSAYAQVNSNIILLRPYKDKYLEQALRVRETVTYSWQRGAASLMDFLNAQSDYRQVQLAYVQLIGSYLTAAGQLNLAVGIEEIH
- a CDS encoding CusA/CzcA family heavy metal efflux RND transporter, which produces MIRTLVDFALSNRFVVLSATVLLVLWGAESFHNLPVEAYPDIADNYVTVITQWPGRAAEEVEQQVTIPVETEMNGIPHLTALRSESIFGLSFVLMIFDDESQNDWNREKVLERLTQVNFPPGLQGQIGTDWSTVGQIYWYTLHSSNPKYDLMELKSIEDWTLEKQFKSVKDVVDVSTFGGTTKEFQVRVDPNKLVSYGLSIGQVEQQLTNNNTNAGGSFVETGQQQMNVRALGLYRSVQDIENTVLTTQKGTALRVKDIAEVAQGPRILLGAMARADHLPDGTIIDNPDVVQGVALLRKGADAQPVLDAIHQKVKELNDRILPEGVKIVPMLDRSDLLHYTLHTVLHNMAEGMILVTIILFLFLGNARGALIVALTIPFALLFASICLDLSKIPANLLSLGALDFGMVVDGAVVMVENIVRHMSRGIGPNGANGAPQTDIQPASSKSPAEVIRDACHEVQRPVFFAIAIIITAYLPIFTLQRVEGKLFKPMAWTVAFALLGALTFSILIAPMLSSVLFRRSIKEWHNPIMVFLTVQYKGRLRWAIRNRKIVFGAGLAALAVTVFLAFSGVIGSEFLPHLDEGAIWARGSLSNSTSLSEGKDFATKARLILASFPEVTKVVSQAGRPDDGTDTGGFGNTEYFVDLKPKEEWRAVFHGDKDELITAMSREVSKLPGVFWNFSQPIEDNVDETLTGTKGGLAVKVYGDDLKTLEQKGEEIMQQMSTVPGVKDIGLFRDMGQPNLNFAVDRQAAARFGVNVADIQDAVQTAVGGNAVSQVLQGEARYDVVVRYKEPYRNSQEAIANIRLLSPSGERVSLAQLTKMQVQEGAYDIFREANQRYVAVRYEVRERDLGTTVNEAMAKVEKNVQLPRGYHIQWSGENESQKRSSQRLMIIVPLTVLVIFIILYSMFRSAKWACLILSVVMLAPLGGLLALLISRTHFSVSTGVGFLALFGVSVQTGVIMLEYINQLRAKGFTVEDAAIEGAVLRLRPIMMTMLVATFGLIPAAMSHAIGSDSQRPFAIVIVGGLMAALLMSLVLLPTLYVSIARDGDKLPAPDTGVSFEH